The genomic region TCATACGGCAAACTTCCAACAGCATATTCAGTCATGATTGACCTCCTTTAGTTTATGTAATTTTTCCAGGTAAACACGTTCGTTGTGCGCCTCGGCTGTTTGAATCACGGCGTCGATAAAGGTTTCGAGCTCGTTCCTGTTGCCGCTTTTGCGGTAGAACTCGCCGAGAATCAGGCCGTAAAGCGAATGCATCGCGGTCGGGGACGACTTGCTAGATTCAGTCAATATCCGGTAACCATCCTTTATGATATTTTCAGCATTTACTTCGTTGTCGCTTTTTTCGTAAAGAGCAGCGCCGTAGAACATTTTGGCAATTCCGTAATAGAAGCAGAAATTGTACTTTTCCGCAGTCTGCATCAGTTCGCTGGCCTGCCCATGGAGAGCATCCCAGTCTTCCTCGCCCCAGTTGTACCAGCAAAGAGCCTGCCCCGCCACGACCTGGTAAAATGCATCCTTGTTTTTGGCCTTGTCGCCCTGTATCTGGTGGTAGCGCAATTCCGCCTCTTCCTTTTTCCCTTGCAACTGCTCCGCCAGCATCAGGAACATGTTGGCAAACAGGCTGTCGAGAGCCGGAGCGCCGTCACCCGCACCGTCCATTGCAGCTTCGCTCAAAAACAACTCGCCGTATTCACAAGTCTTCTCGAGGTCCCCCAGCCAGAAATAGGTATTCGCCGCGGATATGAGCGAGTTCAGGTGCAGCATGCGGTTCCCGTACTTGTCTGCAATCTCAAGGTTCTTTTGCACTTGTTGCAGGCACTGGTCCAAATCAAGTTTCACGAGGTAAATTGTCCATTTGCCGAAAAGCACGATGACGATATCGATGTTTTCGAAGTCCTGTTTTTCTACACAAAGATTCCAGGCCTGGTCATAGAGCCATTCCACTTCCGGGTCGCCCCATCCTTTTATGTCTCTGTAGCAGATACAGAGCCGGACTGTGAAATACAGGGTTTCACGTCGCGTTTCGCTACTTTGGGGCATGTCCTTCAAAAAGCCCAGGGCTTTTTTTATCAGCGTGGCGGCCTTGCCATAAGCGGAAAGGCGCATCATGCTGTCGACGGTTATCCTAATGTATTTTACCGCCTTATCGTACTCCTCGGACATCTCGTAATGACGTGCGATGTCTCCAGCGGCCTCTTCGATGTTGTCCTTGAAGTAGTCCTCAAGAATGCGCGCGATGTCACTATGGAGCATCATTCGCTGGGTTTGGCTCAGTTCCTGATAGAGATACTGCTGGAAGATGTAGCTCGAGAAATTGAATTTCGAGACAATCCCCTGGCTGCAACGGATACAGTCGTCCTCGGTTACCAGATGGTGCTGTTTTTGCAGGATTTTTGAAAGTGTCATGAGAATGTTGCGTTCAGGCATATCCATGGTCTTGGAAAGGACCTGCGCTATGAATGTGTAGCCCTGGACGCTTGCATACGAGAGAACCTCCACGAGAGAATCCTCCAGACGACCGATTCGTTCCTGGATGATACCTTCTATGCGGACAGGATAGGAATCCCAATCAAGGTTCGCATTGTTCGACCATACCCCGTCATTTTTGGAAACGACCATCCCCTTTTCAATCAACAGGTTCATGAGTTCGTTTATGAAAAGAGGGTTGCCATTGGTACGCTCGAAAAGTTTGTTGCGAAAATGACCATCGAGAATATTCCTGTTCGAATCCAACATCCTATCCATCAGTTCGCGACGATCAGCTTCGGAGACCTTGTCCAAGTCGACAAAGACATTGCCCAGGCTGATTTTCACCTCCGTAATCAGCTTGTTCAACAAGTGTTTTTCCCCGCCCACGATAATGTCGATGTCCGTACTTCGGTAGCTGCCGATTATCATCACAGGGCTGTTCTTGAGGCCGATTACGAGCTGGTAGAGCAGATTCACGGAGGACGGGTCTATCCATTGAAGATTGTCCACTATCAATACCAGACGGTATTTCTCCGCAATGGAGCGTACGGCATCGACATATTGCACGAGAATTTTTGACTCGTCTATGGAGCGCGCCGGTTCCTTCTCCTTTTCCTGGAAAAGGTTCTGGCCTATCGCAGAAATGATGGACGTCCCGGGAATGAAGTTCCCCAGCAGGTCGGGAGCATGCTCGAATACCGTCCTAGCGCAGAAACGGAAGACCTCCTTGAATTTTTCCTTTTCGGAATCCTTGGAGTCTTCCTCGTCGACGTCTTTCAACAACTGCTTGAGCAGTTCCTTGAACGGCTGGTAGGGTATATTGTAATCGGACTGTACATTGCAGCTGCTTGAAACAATAATCGTTTGGTCCGTGGTAGCGGAAATTTCATCGAGAAATTGGTTAATCAGGACTGTTTTCCCGGTTCCAGCCTCGCCTATGACGAATCTCAGTTGCTGTCGGCCGGACTGTCGCATGGCCTGATACGCATCCAACAGTTTCTTTTTTTCTTTTTCACGTTGTACAAATTGCATAAGTTAACCTATAAACGAATATACATTCAAATTACAGAATTGCAAATAAAATAAACTTATTCATTTTTCCCTCTACACGGCAATTTTCGGACGATTGCCATACATTTGTACATTGCCACACATACGTTGTATGACACAATTCACCATTCTTTATTTTGTATTATTTTTTTTTACTTTGTATTATAAAGTAAATGTCTTGATGCTCCGGAGCTATACTCCGGGAGGGCGGCTCCGGCCGTCGGGATTTTTTTTTGCAATCAGTGCTGAGATGTGGAATCAGTCACAGACATATTCCAACTCTTCGTATTCTCGTTCGAGCTTTGACATTTCTTCCTGATGTCGACGCATCACATCTTCGTATTCGTCTTCTGGCATAAGGCCTGCTTCGCGCCATCCTTCTATCTTTTCTGTTATAAATAGACGATTTACTAGATACTCATACCTATTAAAGATTTTGCTATTAAAAACAAATTGTTCAATGTTCTCTTCATTAGATTGCTTCCATTTATCTTTACATAAAGTGTCTACAGGCTGATGAGCCATTTGGTAATAATCATTACAGGCATCCATCAGATATGAACGAAAATATGTTTTCGACCTACCCTCTTTTTTATATCCATATATTCTACGAAATAGACCGCCATAAGCTTCCGTTCGAGGTAATAAAGGCAATGCATTTTCAATACCCTCCACACGGATATCCATCGATTTAAAATCATAATTTCTACAACGTGCTTTATTTTGAAACGGACATATCGTTATAGAGTCGCCCTTGTCATAGAAAAAGAAACACATAATCGGTTCATCAAATTCAACACTCCGATCATACACAAAATAGTAGCCATCCTTTGACGAATCCAATTCCGAGGAATGCTTTGTTAAATATCTATCAAAAAAGTCATCAAGATCATCTTGCCAAGCTTTGTCAATAGGACGCAATTCATATACATAGGGACCGCGAGATGAATGGCAAGCAACCAGGACAAGGCATACAATCACGACCATGAACAAGATATTTTTCATCATGCCATAAATATATACTGAATTGCCCGAAAGCACCCTCTTTTATTTCAAGTTCAGTTCGTCCCATAAATTATATTTGGGAAAAAAGGCCACCCATGATTAACACCACTCTCTGCTATATCGAACAAGACGGCAAATACCTGCTGTTGCACCGCGTCAAGAAGAAGAACGACATCAACAAGGACAAGTGGATTGGTATCGGCGGAAAGTTCATGGAATGGGAATCCCCGGAAGACTGCATCCGCAGGGAATGCCTCGAAGAAACAGGCCTCACCCTGATTCGGCCCAAGTACCGCGGTATTGTCACCTTCATCAGCGACGGCATGGACCAGACGGAATTCATGCACCTGTTCACGGCTACGGAATTCTCGGGGGAACTCAAGGAATGCGACGAGGGGAACCTGGAATGGGTCGACAAGGCGAAGGTCCGCGAACTCCCCCACTGGGACGGCGACCTGATTTTCCTCGCCCTGCTCGAAAGGGGCGAACCGTTCTTCTCGCTCAAGCTGACCTACGTGGGGAGCACCCTGACCGAAGCCCTCTTGAACGAGGAAAAAGTCACGCTTTCGGACTTTGTAGACGAAGACAGGGCTTAATTTCAGTCAAATTCCAGTCGATTTTCAGTCACAAAACGTAAATGCAAGTTTACAAACAGTCGTTTTGAGTTGTAAATTATTCAACAAAAATCAAAAAAAAGTAAACTTTTATACAAAAACGTGACAAAACATTGAAATTTATTTCCTATATTAAAAACATACTCCAAACCAACCCCATAGAAGCCGACCTAGAGTTAGGTCGACTTCTTCATTTTTGGGGAAATTCGGGATTTAGAACAGGAAACCGCCGAAACGCGCGATAACGCCGGCAAAAACCACGCTCACCATGGTCATGAGCTTGATGAGGATGTTCAGCGAGGGGCCCGCGGTATCCTTGAACGGATCACCCACGGTATCGCCCACGACGGCGGACTTGTGCGTCTCTGAGCCCTTGCCACCATAGTTGCCCTTTTCGACAAACTTCTTCGCATTGTCCCACGCTCCGCCGGCATTGTTGAGCATCGTCGCAAGTGCAAAGCCGCTGGCAAGACCGCCGACAAGCAAGCCGAACACGCCCGCAACGCCCATGAACAAACCAACAACCACAGGGACAACCACGGCAATCAACGACGGGAGCACCATCTCGCGCTGCGCACCGACAGTCGAGATTTCGACGCAACGGGCGTAATCGGGCTGGCCCGTGCCTTCCATGATGCCCGGAATTTCGCGGAACTGGCGGCGAACTTCTTCCACCATCGCGCTCGCGGCGCGGCCCACTGCCTTGATCGTCAGCGCGCAGAAGATGAATCCCATCATCGCACCGATAAAGAGACCGCCAAGCAGCATCGGGTTCATGAGGTTCAGGTTGTACACATGCATGAAGTCCGTGTAGTTGACGCGGCTCGCCACCATGCCTATCAGGTCGCCGTTGGCCGAAATGGCGCGGGTTCCCTCATCCAAAAGCTTCACGCCGGGGACATTCCCGACAACCTTCAAGAGGTCGTCAGCATGGTTCACGAACGCAACGCTCCCCACGCGCCATACGCCTTCGGCGGAAGACGCGAGGTGGCCAATCCAGATCTTGATTTCTTCCACGTAAGACGCAAGCAGAGCCATCGCGGTCAAGGCGGCAGAGCCGATAGCAAAGCCCTTACCCGTCGCTGCCGTCGTATTCCCGAGCTGGTCGAGTTCGTCGGTACGCGCACGCACCTTCTCGTCGAGCCCGGCCATTTCGGCATTGCCGCCAGCATTATCGGCAATCGGGCCGAACGCATCCGTGGCCAGCGTGATGCCCAGCGTACTGAGCATACCGACTGCGGCGAAACCGACGCCGTAAAGGCCCATGGCCATGTTCTGGAAGCCGCCCGCACAGCCGAACGCGGCAATGATGCCGATGACAATCGTCACCACGGGCAGCCCCGTCGAGAACATGCCCACGGAAATGCCATCGATAATCGTCGTCGCGGCTCCGAGCTTGGCCTGCCCCGCAATCCCGCGGGTGGGCTTGTAAGCATCAGAAGTGTAGTATTCGGTAAACTGGCCAATCAGCACGCCCGCGGCAAGCCCCGAGAGCACGGAGCCAAAAATACCGAGCGAGATGAAATCCAGCTTTACGAGCACAAAGAGGGTAATCAGCACCAGGATAGACGAGCCGAGCGTCCCCGTCAAAAGCGAACGCAGCAGCGACTTGGTGTCGGCATCTTCCTTGGTTCGCACCATGAAAATTCCAACAATCGAGAGAACAATACCAATGGCAGCAACGAGCATCGGGGAAATCACGTAGGTCAGCCCGACACCCGGCAGTGCAGCACCCAACGCCGCCGTCGCGAGTATGGAACCGCAATAGGATTCGTAGAGGTCGGCGCCCATGCCGGCCACATCGCCGACGTTGTCGCCCACATTGTCCGCAATCGTCGCCGGGTTGCGCGGGTCGTCTTCCGGGATACCGGCTTCCACCTTGCCGACAAGGTCGGCGCCGACATCCGCCGCCTTCGTGTAAATGCCGCCGCCCACACGCGCGAAGAGCGCCTGGAGCGACGCACCCATGCCGAACGTGAGCATTGTCGTCGTAATTTCGACCATCTTGCCGTGACGCCATGCATCGTTATTGATAAGCGCATCCGACCAGCCGCCTAGCGAAAGCTTGGCGGCGATATCCGCACCGAAACCGAACACATTGTTGTCGTAGATGTAGTTGAGCGCGAAGAACCAAGCCGAAATGTCGAGCAAGCCAAAACCCACCACGACAAGGCCCATCACGGCACCGCTACGGAACGCGATAACAAGGCCCTGATTCAAGCTGGAAATCGCCCCCTGCGCCGTACGGGCGCTCGCATAGGTGGCCGTTTTCATGCCCAGAAAACCGCAAAGCCCGCTAAAGAAGCCACCCGTAAGGAAGGCCACCGGCACGAACGGATTCTGGATTTTGAAGAAGGCAAGTGCCACGAAAATGAGGAAGAGCGCGACAAATACAATCGACACCGTCTTGTACTGCCGCCTCAGATAAGCGTAGGCACCCATACGAACATACCGAGCAATGGATCGCATCTTGTCGGTGCCGGACGGTTGCTTTATCATTTTCTTGAAGAAGTTGTAAGCCATGCACAAGGCCAAAATGGCCGCAACAGGAACGAAATACCAATAGCTTGGAATCGTGATCATGGAGACCTCATTTTATATGGGAAAAAAGCCTAGAATTAATCTATCACAAAAAATTCCAAATGAAATATGTTTTTTAATTATTTGCAAAAAAATGTCAATACACAAAAAGGCATTATTCCAATTTGTACGAAGAGTTTTTTTATCAAGGGATTTTTGGAATTTTTTCTACAACGGTTTGCCGCGGCGCATGGCGCGGATGTTTTTCGGAAGTACTTCCTTGTGCCACTTGATCCATTCGTCGTAATAAATGTAGTGCCGTTCGCGCTGTCGGAACGTCCGGCCATGGACGACTCGGCGCCCCCCTCGCATCTCGATCGGAACGACGATATGCAGGCACTCATGATAAACGACTCCTGCCACTGCGTAGAACGGGCAGTTCGCAGCATCGTAACCCCTGCTGATGCTAATCAAGTGGAAATCTTCCCCTGTTAACGGGTCTTTGCGGACAGAGTGGAAACTGAGCCCGCCGACGCGGTTGCTCCACGTGATGCGGCACGACAGAGCCCCTTCAAAATAAGTCTCGTTGATAGCGGCCAACACCTGGGATAAGTTGTGGTACTTACCCTGCGGGCAAATCGGCGGAATGCGGCTCTTGCTTTCGACGGGCTTGTCACCCCGATCGACCAGGACCTGGTCCACCACAGCCCAGAAGCGCGTCACGAGGTCCTTCGTTGCGGCCCTGTTTTTCGCGGTCTTGCGGCGGACGGCATGTTCTGCCCATTCCGCAGCCAGTTCGCGTGCCGGAGCAAACTCCGGGGCCTTCATGTATTCGGGCAACACCACTTCTGGATGGCCAAAAAGGAACGCCCCCTTGCAACGAATGCTCTTCTTCAAAAGCGGACTGTAATGGAAGCGCACGAGACCGTTCGCCGAGCAGTTCGGCGAAATTCCCGATTCCAGCGCAACTTGGGTATCCGCCTTGGGCGTACCGAACAAATCCATCTGGAAATCAAGCAGACCCATCAGCGCATCACCCCCTCGAAGGCGTTCATCGCCAAAAGCCCACCAAAGAACGACTCCGGCAACATGAGCGGAGCATAGTGTTCAGAAATTCCGTAAATGGCGTCTTCGATATTGTCGGGCAGGTACACGATGTAGCTATCGTTCTTGTCGGTCTTGAGGAACTCGGGCGTGCAGTACTTGGGATCGGTCTCGCTGAAGTACATGCGACAAGAGACCGGCCTCACTGGATAGATGAGGCAGTCGCCCTTGTGGTCCGAGAAGGGGCACGGGATCCATTCGGAGAAGTATCCGTGGAGCGCCTGGTCCTCGGATTCATCATCGGAGGGGCAGGTCTCGCGGT from uncultured Fibrobacter sp. harbors:
- a CDS encoding AAA family ATPase, which encodes MQFVQREKEKKKLLDAYQAMRQSGRQQLRFVIGEAGTGKTVLINQFLDEISATTDQTIIVSSSCNVQSDYNIPYQPFKELLKQLLKDVDEEDSKDSEKEKFKEVFRFCARTVFEHAPDLLGNFIPGTSIISAIGQNLFQEKEKEPARSIDESKILVQYVDAVRSIAEKYRLVLIVDNLQWIDPSSVNLLYQLVIGLKNSPVMIIGSYRSTDIDIIVGGEKHLLNKLITEVKISLGNVFVDLDKVSEADRRELMDRMLDSNRNILDGHFRNKLFERTNGNPLFINELMNLLIEKGMVVSKNDGVWSNNANLDWDSYPVRIEGIIQERIGRLEDSLVEVLSYASVQGYTFIAQVLSKTMDMPERNILMTLSKILQKQHHLVTEDDCIRCSQGIVSKFNFSSYIFQQYLYQELSQTQRMMLHSDIARILEDYFKDNIEEAAGDIARHYEMSEEYDKAVKYIRITVDSMMRLSAYGKAATLIKKALGFLKDMPQSSETRRETLYFTVRLCICYRDIKGWGDPEVEWLYDQAWNLCVEKQDFENIDIVIVLFGKWTIYLVKLDLDQCLQQVQKNLEIADKYGNRMLHLNSLISAANTYFWLGDLEKTCEYGELFLSEAAMDGAGDGAPALDSLFANMFLMLAEQLQGKKEEAELRYHQIQGDKAKNKDAFYQVVAGQALCWYNWGEEDWDALHGQASELMQTAEKYNFCFYYGIAKMFYGAALYEKSDNEVNAENIIKDGYRILTESSKSSPTAMHSLYGLILGEFYRKSGNRNELETFIDAVIQTAEAHNERVYLEKLHKLKEVNHD
- a CDS encoding sodium-translocating pyrophosphatase, whose translation is MTIPSYWYFVPVAAILALCMAYNFFKKMIKQPSGTDKMRSIARYVRMGAYAYLRRQYKTVSIVFVALFLIFVALAFFKIQNPFVPVAFLTGGFFSGLCGFLGMKTATYASARTAQGAISSLNQGLVIAFRSGAVMGLVVVGFGLLDISAWFFALNYIYDNNVFGFGADIAAKLSLGGWSDALINNDAWRHGKMVEITTTMLTFGMGASLQALFARVGGGIYTKAADVGADLVGKVEAGIPEDDPRNPATIADNVGDNVGDVAGMGADLYESYCGSILATAALGAALPGVGLTYVISPMLVAAIGIVLSIVGIFMVRTKEDADTKSLLRSLLTGTLGSSILVLITLFVLVKLDFISLGIFGSVLSGLAAGVLIGQFTEYYTSDAYKPTRGIAGQAKLGAATTIIDGISVGMFSTGLPVVTIVIGIIAAFGCAGGFQNMAMGLYGVGFAAVGMLSTLGITLATDAFGPIADNAGGNAEMAGLDEKVRARTDELDQLGNTTAATGKGFAIGSAALTAMALLASYVEEIKIWIGHLASSAEGVWRVGSVAFVNHADDLLKVVGNVPGVKLLDEGTRAISANGDLIGMVASRVNYTDFMHVYNLNLMNPMLLGGLFIGAMMGFIFCALTIKAVGRAASAMVEEVRRQFREIPGIMEGTGQPDYARCVEISTVGAQREMVLPSLIAVVVPVVVGLFMGVAGVFGLLVGGLASGFALATMLNNAGGAWDNAKKFVEKGNYGGKGSETHKSAVVGDTVGDPFKDTAGPSLNILIKLMTMVSVVFAGVIARFGGFLF
- a CDS encoding 8-oxo-dGTP diphosphatase; protein product: MINTTLCYIEQDGKYLLLHRVKKKNDINKDKWIGIGGKFMEWESPEDCIRRECLEETGLTLIRPKYRGIVTFISDGMDQTEFMHLFTATEFSGELKECDEGNLEWVDKAKVRELPHWDGDLIFLALLERGEPFFSLKLTYVGSTLTEALLNEEKVTLSDFVDEDRA